Proteins from one Planctomyces sp. SH-PL62 genomic window:
- a CDS encoding UvrD-helicase domain-containing protein: MTFEPDADLQVEPSAIEFVLVDEFQDTDQIQSDVLRLLGSDGFLGGRMFVVGDAKQSIYRFRGAEPAIFGRWRDEFPEPGRLRLSENFRTVPRIIDFVNALFAESFPDPGAEVADPLAVRLSPARPNHADEPAVHFFWVEPPPPEAESETAADASKPSARDGRIREAEALARWLRRRLDEGWMIVDRRTRKPRRAHAGDVALLLRAMTDVWPYETALADQGFEYHTIGGSAFYSQQEILDVVNLLSVVEDPLDEVALAGCLRSPFFALSDEGLFWLAKTGDLSRGLERAADAPGLSDADRARACRARMLLARWRALKDQVPMAELLAAALDESGFEAALTCEFLGARKLANVRKLVETARGFDRRGGFGLADFVGRLRAFADDPPREEQATTTEEGSPSIRIMTVHQAKGLEFPIVVLPDLNKDSGSKTGAQGFDRELGLVLKPRPAATDLDPDLPGSGESLGWLAYRAVEDREEREEALRLFYVAATRARDDLVLSAGFAKPLDEIAASVAKLSPALNLLWERFDGRTGRCLAPLPDGWPAPEIRVVDVAGITTAEETFNRSDGTKLAEIVSAILDAPRERLAPPAPPSPLRFLDLETPRLGASRTARLGDLVRAAAVDPDLLAGADPEEVATRLGSRRTPAANASLRADAVAWLRAWVASPFFARLRNAPPPGVRPCESWILQGSTTVRGSCDALVRGDDGRWRPLTFLAPGEPESWAQLRASLSIPALDRKGLGPLGPSWLIRVAPDGKLRAERRDPIDDAERERLSRLWRTESAS; encoded by the coding sequence CTGACGTTCGAGCCCGACGCCGACCTCCAGGTCGAACCGTCGGCGATCGAGTTCGTCCTGGTCGACGAGTTCCAGGACACCGACCAGATCCAGAGCGACGTGCTCCGGCTGCTGGGAAGCGATGGGTTCCTGGGCGGCCGGATGTTCGTGGTCGGCGACGCCAAGCAGTCGATCTACCGCTTCCGGGGGGCCGAGCCCGCCATTTTCGGCCGCTGGCGCGACGAGTTCCCCGAACCCGGCCGGCTCCGGCTCTCGGAGAACTTCCGCACCGTCCCGCGCATCATCGACTTCGTCAACGCCCTGTTCGCCGAGTCGTTCCCCGACCCCGGCGCGGAGGTCGCCGATCCCCTGGCCGTACGCCTTTCCCCCGCGCGCCCCAACCACGCGGACGAGCCGGCCGTCCACTTCTTCTGGGTCGAGCCCCCCCCGCCCGAGGCGGAGTCCGAGACCGCCGCCGACGCTTCGAAGCCCTCGGCGCGGGACGGCCGGATCCGAGAGGCCGAGGCCCTGGCGCGCTGGCTCCGCCGCCGGCTCGACGAGGGCTGGATGATCGTCGACCGCAGGACCCGCAAGCCCCGCCGCGCGCACGCCGGCGACGTCGCGCTGCTGCTCCGCGCCATGACCGACGTCTGGCCGTACGAGACGGCGCTGGCCGACCAGGGCTTCGAGTACCACACGATCGGCGGCTCGGCGTTCTACTCGCAGCAGGAGATCCTCGACGTCGTCAACCTGCTCTCGGTGGTGGAAGACCCGCTCGACGAGGTGGCGCTGGCCGGCTGCCTGCGGAGCCCGTTCTTCGCCCTGAGCGACGAGGGCCTGTTCTGGCTGGCGAAGACCGGCGACCTGAGCCGGGGCCTGGAGCGGGCGGCCGACGCCCCCGGACTCTCCGACGCCGACCGCGCCCGGGCCTGCCGCGCCCGCATGCTCCTGGCGCGATGGCGGGCCTTGAAGGACCAGGTCCCGATGGCCGAGCTGCTCGCCGCGGCGCTGGACGAGTCCGGCTTCGAGGCGGCGCTGACGTGCGAGTTCCTCGGCGCGCGGAAGCTCGCCAACGTGCGGAAGCTGGTGGAGACGGCGCGCGGGTTCGACCGCCGGGGCGGGTTCGGCCTGGCGGACTTCGTCGGCCGGCTGCGGGCCTTCGCCGACGACCCCCCGCGCGAGGAGCAGGCGACCACGACCGAGGAAGGCAGCCCGAGCATCCGCATCATGACCGTCCACCAGGCCAAGGGCCTGGAGTTCCCGATCGTCGTCCTGCCCGACCTCAACAAGGACTCCGGCTCCAAGACCGGGGCCCAGGGCTTCGACCGCGAGTTGGGGCTGGTCCTCAAGCCCCGACCGGCGGCGACGGACCTCGACCCCGACCTGCCGGGGAGCGGCGAGAGCCTGGGCTGGCTCGCATATCGGGCCGTCGAGGATCGCGAGGAGCGTGAGGAAGCCCTGCGGCTGTTCTACGTCGCCGCCACCCGCGCCCGGGACGACCTCGTCCTCTCGGCCGGGTTCGCCAAGCCGCTCGACGAGATCGCCGCCTCGGTCGCCAAGCTCTCCCCCGCGCTCAACCTGCTGTGGGAGCGTTTCGACGGCCGGACCGGGCGTTGCCTCGCCCCCCTCCCCGACGGCTGGCCCGCGCCCGAGATCCGGGTCGTCGACGTCGCCGGGATCACGACCGCCGAGGAGACCTTCAACCGCTCCGACGGTACGAAGCTGGCGGAGATCGTCTCGGCGATCCTGGACGCGCCCCGCGAACGCCTCGCCCCGCCGGCCCCGCCGTCGCCGCTCCGCTTCCTCGACCTGGAGACGCCCCGGCTGGGGGCCTCGCGGACGGCCCGCCTCGGCGACCTGGTCCGCGCGGCGGCCGTCGATCCCGATCTCCTCGCCGGCGCGGACCCCGAGGAGGTCGCGACCCGGCTGGGGAGCCGCCGGACTCCCGCCGCGAACGCCTCGCTCCGGGCCGATGCCGTCGCCTGGCTCCGCGCCTGGGTCGCCAGCCCGTTCTTCGCCCGTCTCCGCAACGCCCCCCCGCCCGGCGTCCGCCCGTGCGAGAGCTGGATCCTTCAAGGCTCGACGACCGTCAGGGGCTCGTGCGACGCCCTCGTCCGGGGCGACGACGGCCGATGGCGCCCGCTGACCTTCCTCGCCCCCGGCGAGCCCGAATCCTGGGCCCAGCTCAGGGCGTCCCTCTCGATCCCGGCCCTCGATCGGAAGGGCCTCGGCCCGCTCGGCCCCTCCTGGCTGATCCGCGTCGCCCCGGACGGAAAGCTGCGCGCCGAGCGCCGCGATCCCATCGAC
- a CDS encoding UvrD-helicase domain-containing protein — MSDDRVSLTREQQGPLKARGVSVALAAGAGCGKTTVLTERFLREIDGAEGRALRSLAVMTFTDKAARELRQRIRERCRSRLAGGSDPDWWTTVLRALEAAPIGTFHQFCGRVLRSRAEAMGVDPEFVVLDEVVAGALREQAVAAAIRRLLAARDPDLLELAVPHTLRGLRAMLEDALARRTPDEIDPLCDLEPEEIAARWRDVWKARARPAILARLAPVARACRRVLEPLQDVGPKLALVRQDVLDALVAVEAPGCRDDDLDRLREAAKVAGLRGKNDWPDADVKERVANAFKDLRGKVGDVREKLVWDDSVTREAAAETARFARVAREARAEYDALKVRRRGLDFSDLIVLARDALRDLAGAAPEAGPRPRPTPT, encoded by the coding sequence ATGAGCGACGATCGGGTCTCGTTGACGCGCGAGCAGCAAGGTCCGCTGAAGGCGCGCGGGGTGAGCGTGGCCCTGGCGGCCGGCGCCGGCTGCGGCAAGACGACCGTGCTGACCGAGCGGTTCCTCCGCGAGATCGACGGCGCCGAGGGCCGCGCCCTGCGCTCGCTGGCCGTGATGACGTTCACCGACAAGGCGGCGCGGGAGCTTCGCCAGCGGATCCGCGAGCGATGCCGGTCCCGGCTCGCCGGCGGGTCAGACCCGGACTGGTGGACGACGGTCCTTCGCGCCCTGGAAGCCGCGCCGATCGGCACGTTCCACCAGTTCTGCGGCCGGGTGCTCCGGAGCCGGGCCGAGGCGATGGGCGTCGACCCGGAGTTCGTGGTCCTGGACGAGGTCGTCGCCGGGGCGCTCCGCGAGCAGGCCGTGGCCGCCGCGATCCGCCGCCTGCTCGCCGCCCGCGACCCCGACCTGCTCGAACTGGCCGTCCCCCACACCCTGCGCGGCCTCCGCGCGATGCTCGAAGACGCGCTGGCCCGCCGCACTCCCGACGAGATCGACCCGCTCTGCGACCTGGAGCCCGAGGAGATCGCGGCCCGCTGGCGAGACGTGTGGAAGGCCCGCGCCCGCCCCGCGATCCTGGCGAGGCTCGCCCCCGTCGCCCGCGCCTGCCGCCGCGTCCTGGAGCCGCTCCAGGACGTCGGCCCCAAGCTCGCGCTCGTTCGCCAGGACGTGCTCGACGCCCTGGTGGCGGTGGAAGCCCCAGGCTGTCGCGACGACGACCTGGACCGGCTCCGCGAGGCCGCCAAGGTCGCCGGCCTCCGGGGCAAGAACGACTGGCCCGACGCCGACGTGAAGGAACGGGTCGCTAACGCCTTCAAGGACCTCCGAGGCAAGGTCGGCGACGTCCGCGAGAAGCTCGTCTGGGACGACTCCGTCACCCGAGAGGCGGCCGCCGAAACGGCCCGCTTCGCTCGCGTCGCCCGCGAGGCCCGCGCCGAGTACGACGCGCTCAAGGTCCGCCGTCGCGGGCTCGACTTCTCCGACCTCATCGTCCTGGCCCGCGACGCCCTCCGCGACCTCGCCGGCGCGGCCCCCGAGGCGGGACCGCGACCGCGCCCGACCCCGACCTGA
- a CDS encoding PD-(D/E)XK nuclease family protein has product MRGRLLQLDPSLRAAQWIVPTPLCRDQTIRELALHPSKSTWLAEPRVRCWADLWRWVASIVRKGPTLLSDSAATAVLDEALRDETAGGRRGPLAELTSRVGYRRRLRRRVRDWTVAERHRERDDERPEPEDDGDDAIRAAEVSVFRRYRRLLTDLDAEDEAGLSVWASLRLRDRNARAGSGEGDHLVFLDFEGKSPAQWRILRDILERPRSVDVTLCHQDAPERAELYLATAPIRARLLDLGMVESLVPSDSHRPAGLRAVDALLFAASAPKIETGEGLSIRGGPAGMDLGRMVAREVKDLIGRGVEPDEILIAFPRWDDQAESACLALRRAGLPVHDAGPRTLDVDPSVAATLQAARIPVEEWEAEQLVRFLRNGQLQPSWGEDVDRLALAEAASTLHESSVFRGDRQILQALERAIARNEDAPDPIERDRRRRKVERARRAHPIIKRVIDVLAPLDRPRPWSEHAIELRRAATELGLGSRDGRALETLWDALEDRAEILERLGRDAVVVPWAEFVDVLTDVTAEVQAPRPTAPDGSIRTTLVDDLGGCRAGRVLLVGLVEGSFPRRPAVERFLELKPGEEPSPAGRAAYAAETLRFLRALGAAERGAHLFYPTTDAKGQPLLRAGFLDDLLGAMSAPAESACHVAHARFHPALLDREDLAVAPGDARVLAAALAAERGRTARLRDLAADPGHRAPLEGAAAALQALDRRRRGAPFGEFEGLLTDPEAHSRLARDFDGLTHTFSPSQLETYLNCPFQFFSRHVLHLDPIAERDELDEDATERGSRLHDILEEFERRRAETDADTPDERLLAAAVDKVLAKELDELSELDLGLREIELGQVQRITAQYAQQRAEYTSQTPTAPAPRMFEFGFGEPGTDHPEFELTLGAEVVRLKGRIDRIDMVDAGAESGPPRYRIIDYKSGNPPSSKDVTEGRMLQLPLYAMAVERLLYQRGEAELLDVGYWGLKDKGYRPIVFAQWQDVREALIERVFAIIHRLRDGAFQVAPRKEGCEAYCEYRGVCRIRQVRAAGKTIEPDAQPTASADKTLGGRPARASKSAKSTEPKAERS; this is encoded by the coding sequence ATGCGGGGGCGTCTCCTGCAACTGGACCCGTCGCTCCGGGCGGCCCAGTGGATCGTGCCGACGCCCCTCTGCCGTGACCAGACGATCCGCGAACTGGCGTTGCATCCCTCGAAGTCGACCTGGCTCGCCGAGCCCCGCGTGCGGTGCTGGGCCGACCTCTGGCGCTGGGTCGCCTCGATCGTCCGGAAGGGGCCGACGCTGCTGTCGGACTCGGCCGCGACCGCCGTCCTCGACGAGGCCCTGCGCGACGAGACCGCCGGCGGCCGTCGCGGACCGCTCGCCGAGCTGACCTCGCGGGTCGGCTACCGCCGCCGCCTCCGACGCCGCGTCCGCGACTGGACGGTCGCCGAACGCCATCGCGAGCGGGACGACGAACGCCCGGAACCGGAAGACGACGGGGACGACGCGATCCGGGCCGCCGAGGTCTCGGTCTTCCGGCGCTACCGTCGGCTCCTGACCGACCTCGACGCCGAGGACGAGGCCGGGCTTTCGGTCTGGGCCTCCTTGCGGCTCCGAGACCGAAACGCGCGGGCGGGCTCCGGCGAGGGCGACCACCTCGTCTTCCTGGACTTCGAGGGGAAGTCGCCGGCGCAGTGGCGGATCCTCCGCGACATCCTGGAGCGCCCCCGGTCGGTCGACGTCACCCTCTGCCACCAGGACGCCCCCGAACGCGCCGAGCTGTACCTGGCGACCGCCCCGATCCGAGCCCGGCTGCTGGACCTGGGGATGGTCGAATCGCTCGTCCCTTCCGACTCCCATCGGCCGGCGGGGCTGCGGGCGGTCGACGCGCTCCTGTTCGCCGCGTCGGCCCCGAAGATCGAGACCGGCGAGGGGCTGTCGATCCGGGGCGGCCCGGCCGGGATGGACCTGGGCCGAATGGTCGCGCGCGAGGTCAAGGACCTGATCGGCCGCGGCGTCGAACCGGACGAGATCCTGATCGCCTTCCCCCGCTGGGACGATCAGGCGGAATCGGCCTGCCTCGCCCTCCGGCGGGCGGGCCTGCCGGTCCACGACGCCGGGCCGAGGACCCTGGACGTCGACCCGTCCGTCGCGGCGACCCTCCAGGCGGCGCGGATCCCGGTGGAAGAGTGGGAGGCCGAGCAGCTCGTCCGGTTTCTCCGCAACGGCCAGTTGCAGCCGAGCTGGGGCGAGGACGTCGACCGCCTGGCCCTCGCCGAAGCCGCCTCCACGCTCCACGAGTCGTCCGTCTTCCGGGGGGACCGCCAGATCCTCCAGGCCCTCGAACGCGCGATCGCCCGCAACGAGGACGCGCCCGACCCGATCGAACGCGACCGCCGCAGGCGCAAGGTCGAGCGGGCGCGGCGGGCGCACCCCATCATCAAGCGGGTGATCGACGTCCTGGCCCCGCTGGACCGTCCCCGCCCCTGGAGCGAGCACGCGATCGAACTTCGCCGCGCCGCGACGGAGCTGGGCCTGGGCTCGCGCGACGGCCGGGCGCTGGAGACGCTCTGGGACGCCCTGGAAGACCGCGCCGAGATCCTCGAACGCCTGGGCCGAGATGCGGTCGTCGTCCCCTGGGCGGAATTCGTGGACGTGCTGACCGACGTCACCGCCGAGGTCCAGGCGCCGAGGCCGACGGCCCCGGACGGCTCGATCCGCACGACCCTGGTGGACGACCTCGGCGGCTGCCGCGCGGGCCGCGTCCTCCTGGTCGGCCTGGTCGAGGGGAGCTTCCCGAGACGCCCGGCCGTCGAGCGATTCCTGGAGCTGAAGCCCGGCGAGGAGCCCAGCCCCGCCGGCCGCGCGGCGTATGCGGCCGAGACGCTCCGGTTCCTCCGGGCGCTCGGCGCGGCGGAGCGCGGGGCGCACCTGTTCTATCCGACGACCGACGCCAAGGGCCAACCCCTGCTCCGCGCGGGGTTCCTCGACGACCTGCTGGGCGCGATGTCGGCCCCCGCGGAGTCGGCCTGCCACGTCGCGCACGCGCGGTTCCACCCCGCCCTGCTCGACCGCGAGGACCTGGCCGTCGCGCCGGGCGACGCCCGGGTCCTGGCCGCGGCCCTGGCCGCCGAGCGCGGCCGCACGGCCAGGCTCCGCGATCTGGCCGCCGACCCGGGCCATCGGGCGCCGCTCGAGGGGGCGGCGGCCGCGCTCCAGGCGCTGGATCGCCGCCGCCGGGGGGCCCCGTTCGGCGAGTTCGAGGGGCTGCTCACCGATCCCGAGGCCCACTCCCGCCTGGCGCGGGACTTCGACGGGCTCACGCACACGTTCAGCCCCAGCCAGCTTGAGACCTACCTGAACTGCCCCTTCCAGTTCTTCAGCCGGCACGTCCTCCATCTCGATCCGATCGCCGAGCGCGACGAGCTGGACGAGGACGCCACCGAGCGCGGCAGCCGCCTGCACGACATCCTCGAGGAGTTCGAACGCCGACGCGCCGAGACCGACGCCGACACCCCCGACGAACGCCTCCTGGCCGCCGCCGTCGACAAGGTGCTGGCGAAAGAGCTGGACGAGTTGAGCGAGCTGGACCTGGGCCTCCGCGAGATCGAGCTGGGCCAGGTGCAGCGGATCACCGCCCAGTACGCCCAGCAGCGGGCCGAGTACACCTCGCAGACGCCGACCGCCCCCGCGCCCCGGATGTTCGAGTTCGGCTTCGGCGAGCCCGGGACCGACCATCCCGAATTCGAGCTGACCCTCGGCGCCGAGGTCGTCCGCCTCAAGGGCCGGATCGACCGCATCGACATGGTCGACGCCGGGGCCGAGTCCGGACCGCCCCGCTACCGGATCATCGACTACAAGAGCGGCAACCCGCCGAGTTCCAAGGACGTGACCGAAGGCCGGATGCTCCAGCTCCCGCTCTACGCGATGGCCGTCGAACGGCTCCTCTATCAGCGCGGAGAGGCCGAACTGCTGGACGTCGGCTACTGGGGCCTGAAGGATAAGGGGTATCGGCCGATCGTCTTCGCGCAGTGGCAAGACGTGCGCGAGGCCCTGATCGAACGCGTCTTCGCGATCATCCACCGTCTCCGCGACGGGGCGTTCCAGGTCGCGCCGAGGAAGGAAGGCTGCGAGGCCTACTGCGAGTATCGGGGCGTCTGCCGCATCCGCCAGGTCCGCGCGGCCGGGAAGACGATCGAGCCCGACGCGCAGCCCACGGCCTCGGCCGACAAGACGCTCGGGGGCCGCCCGGCCAGGGCCTCGAAGTCCGCGAAATCCACGGAACCGAAGGCGGAGCGGTCATGA
- a CDS encoding undecaprenyl-diphosphate phosphatase, translating to MLIEWIEALALGMVQGVTEFLPVSSDGHLLITQQFFAWLTGTHRGGEENLFFDVMLHLGTMAAILYHYRGPIRLGVRGLLTDDPDVGPDFRRPTVLRVAMLAIVATLPLVPFALFFKKWVDSLFQSHTAAPVGFLISAVFLALVSLKMRGPDGRGRGPSETTWVDALLIGLAQTLAPLPGVSRSGVTIVAALFLGLSRVWAVRFSLMIAIPAIAGAVANELKDAIKDPSRLNLTPDRVMQTIAAMILAGLVGYAAILWLIRVVRSGKLWYCSVYLVLLAVVVLGLVSSSGNGSDVDASPNALDGTSRRVDAGASPATGPVAPGGPVDRADAPLP from the coding sequence ATGCTGATCGAATGGATCGAGGCCCTCGCCCTCGGCATGGTCCAGGGCGTCACCGAGTTCCTGCCCGTCTCCAGCGACGGCCACCTGCTCATCACCCAGCAGTTCTTCGCCTGGCTGACGGGGACGCACCGGGGCGGGGAGGAGAACCTCTTCTTCGACGTGATGCTCCACCTGGGGACGATGGCCGCGATCCTCTACCACTACCGGGGCCCGATCCGGCTGGGCGTCCGCGGGCTCCTGACCGACGACCCCGACGTCGGCCCGGACTTCCGCCGGCCGACGGTCCTCCGCGTGGCGATGCTGGCGATCGTGGCGACCCTCCCGCTCGTCCCGTTCGCCCTCTTCTTCAAGAAGTGGGTGGACAGCCTGTTCCAGAGCCACACGGCGGCCCCGGTCGGCTTCCTGATCTCGGCGGTCTTCCTGGCCCTGGTCTCGCTCAAGATGCGGGGGCCGGACGGTCGCGGACGAGGCCCGTCGGAAACGACCTGGGTCGACGCCCTCCTGATTGGGCTGGCCCAGACGCTGGCCCCGCTGCCGGGAGTGAGCCGCAGCGGCGTGACGATCGTCGCCGCGCTGTTCCTGGGCCTCTCGCGGGTCTGGGCGGTGCGGTTCAGCCTGATGATCGCCATCCCGGCCATCGCCGGCGCCGTCGCCAACGAGCTGAAGGACGCGATCAAGGACCCGTCGCGACTGAACCTGACGCCCGACCGCGTGATGCAGACGATCGCGGCCATGATCCTCGCCGGACTGGTCGGCTACGCGGCGATCCTCTGGCTGATCCGCGTTGTCCGCTCGGGGAAGCTGTGGTATTGTTCTGTATACTTGGTCTTGCTGGCGGTGGTGGTCCTCGGGCTCGTCTCGTCGAGCGGAAATGGGAGCGACGTTGACGCCTCACCGAACGCTCTGGACGGGACCTCCCGGCGCGTCGATGCGGGGGCGTCTCCTGCAACTGGACCCGTCGCTCCGGGCGGCCCAGTGGATCGTGCCGACGCCCCTCTGCCGTGA
- the pgsA gene encoding CDP-diacylglycerol--glycerol-3-phosphate 3-phosphatidyltransferase, with translation MPPENHSVLDAPARPAGTFWNVPNTLTVSRLGLTVLVCAAMSLEWYGWAFGLFVVAAVSDALDGYFARLLDQDTPLGRQLDPLIDKVIVSSAYIYLAAIPGTGVLPWMVTAIVVRELLIQGLRSLLEGQGQAFGAKMAGKLKTLFQCLSVSAALLCLWLVSPAQELTILRDAFTWIAVALTLYSGASYLWGAGPALRGEAARRR, from the coding sequence ATGCCCCCCGAGAACCACTCCGTCCTGGACGCCCCCGCGCGGCCGGCCGGCACGTTCTGGAACGTGCCCAACACCCTGACCGTCTCGCGCCTGGGGCTGACGGTCCTGGTCTGCGCGGCGATGTCGCTGGAATGGTACGGCTGGGCCTTCGGCCTGTTCGTCGTCGCCGCCGTCTCCGACGCGCTCGACGGCTACTTCGCCCGGCTCCTGGATCAGGACACGCCCCTGGGCCGCCAGCTCGACCCGCTGATCGACAAGGTCATCGTCTCGAGCGCGTACATCTACCTGGCGGCGATCCCCGGCACGGGGGTCCTCCCCTGGATGGTGACGGCGATCGTCGTCCGCGAGCTGCTGATCCAGGGCCTGCGCAGCCTGCTGGAAGGCCAGGGCCAGGCGTTCGGCGCCAAGATGGCCGGCAAGCTCAAGACGCTGTTCCAGTGCCTGTCGGTCTCCGCCGCCCTGCTCTGCCTCTGGCTCGTCTCCCCCGCGCAGGAGCTGACGATCCTCCGCGACGCCTTCACCTGGATCGCCGTGGCGCTGACGCTCTACAGCGGCGCCAGCTACCTCTGGGGCGCGGGCCCCGCCCTCCGGGGCGAGGCCGCCCGACGACGCTGA